The Bos indicus isolate NIAB-ARS_2022 breed Sahiwal x Tharparkar chromosome 12, NIAB-ARS_B.indTharparkar_mat_pri_1.0, whole genome shotgun sequence genomic sequence GCATTTCTTTGAAACACTCTCAACACCAAGAAAGTCCTGCATGTCTTGTATATCactttttataaacatatttttggtGACTTTAGAGCTGTAAGACAATGCCAGgagattaaatgaaatttatttaatgtagccttctttttttatggttctGGGCCAGATTTAAACAACTCATATATCTTAGTAATTCTGAGTATGCATTTACCATACCTGTTGATATCATACACagctcatcttttaaaatttaaataatatgttgCATTTAGAATAGattgaaataataaagaaaatgaaccaaAAATGAACATGTGCTAAAACTGAATTTTTGcacattttatatttccattttttggtCAAATAagcatacaaattaaaaaaaaaaaaactaatattgaAAATTTAGCTATCAGAAGAGTTAAATTAGAAACCATTCTATGTAACATTCTACCAACACATTAAAAACACACACTTCCCTATTCAAACTTGCAAATTCATCCATCTCTCTGTACATGCCAATTATATCTATCTGCAACCCTGGAAAAAGCCAAATTAACAAACTGTCCTTGAAATTGCCAATATACTTCTGACATGTATTAAAATGCCTGacaattttaattacatttaatataaacaaagataagaaaaagaatccTGTTATACAATATTAGATCAGCTATTCTAACTTCCTACTCGGTAAACATGTAAGAAAGGTTAAACAATAAATTTCTATGGCAACAACTTAAATTCTAGGATATTCTTAGTTACACCCGCAGCCACAGAAGGTACTACTTTCTTTAAAGCAGTGGAACTGAACAAGAtatcttctttcctccttttccatcTGGCCCAACTAAAATCTCTTTTACTTTGATGAATTATGGGATGATTTAACTGGAAACAAGATATCTTAACTAAAGCACATGGTAACTACAGTTATATGAGCATTTTATGTTAAAATGAAGACAAGAAGCTAAGTACttctaaatgaaaattatatggTATTATATATCCTGCaaacttaaaagtaaatttaCTATATTTTAGTTTATATGATTGTGACAGAGATACTTTATCAAACTAAATAAAACATggtctaaataaataataaaagttcttTTCTATAAAATCATGAATATGTTTTCTACATAGATTTTTAacatattattatgtattataatatttgatggccctggagaaggcaatggcaccccactccagtactcttgcctggaaaatcccatggaaggggGAACCTGGTgagccgccgtctatggggttgcacagagttggacacgactgagtgacttcactttcacttttcactttcatgtactggagaaggaaatggcaacccactccagtgttcttgcctggagaatcccagggaagggggaaacTGGtaggctgacatctatggggtcgcacagagtcagacacgactgaggcgacttagcagcagcagcaatattttaGTATCAATATATTGATAACTTACATTTGACTTGGATTTATATAATTCATGAATTCATAAAGCacattcatcttttttcttatatGTTAAGTCTTCTTACACAGTCTTGGAGAACACACTAAAGTTATCTCCTTCAAATGTAGGACAATACTTTCTGTTGCAAGACATACTGAAAATATAAAGGGCCAACAATTCTCACTGAATTAAGAAGATACACCCAGGGTCCTTAATTTTTATACTGTATTTATAAAAAGGATAACATTCTTTAAGAAGTTAACAAGTAAATGCATATGACTACTCCATACACAGAGTGAGTTTTTGGTGTATGAAGATAATTGGGTTTAAACACAGCCCCACTATTTATGAGATTTGAGTTATTGCCTACTGTCCTtaaacctcaattttctcattggtATAATGAAAATAGCAACATCTTATTATTCTGTGCTTGTGAGGGGTACATTAAACAATTCTGTAAACCACTTAGTGCATGTCTAGTATACAATGACCACTCAAAAACCACTGaagctaatatttaaaaaatactttaaattttgccttctatattttaattttgttttaattagtaTGAAGGAAAGCTCAGCTCCCAATACACACCTTCTACTAGAAGTTCTATTTTCCTGACTTAAACTAATGTATCAGTTTAAAAATTACCATCATGCCTCACTAGGTGTCTTTCAAGGGTCACTTTCCACTAAAAACATAGAACATCTgccatcttttcttttcctttttaaggtCATAGAATCCTTGAATATATAACTCATTCTCTCTCCCAACTTTTTCATCAAGAGTAAATCTGTTGATTGCCTACCAGGAATCCAGTTGTCTTTCCATAAAAGAATTAAGGTCTTGACatgaaaaatgattaaataaataacaacccATAATATTTGTCAAAGAATAGTAGGTTACAATCACACTACTATGAAATGCATTCCACAAACAAAAGAATCAAGAGAGAAAATGATGAATGGCCTTAGGAATAGTCATGGTTtataataaagattttatttaaaaagcgttaaaataaataatacatactcTAGAACATCACTGTTCTGGGAAATTTATTCTCTTTAGAATATGAGTTCTAGAAGGCAAATCTTACAACTGCTCTGGGGGCTTTCATTGGCTGATTTACAATCCTACAattgcgggttttttttttttttttttttaatctgtggtcTGCAGTCTTTTTAACATACTTCTCAAAGGTGGATATGTGGTGGAATGCAGACCCCATCAACACTGTGGTTTTATTTGCTGTTTTGTCCCCTAACTGCTGATAAAATAGACTGCTTAGAAATCCCGGAGGAATATGATTGGGGCCAGAGTTACATTGGCTCATAAAATTCAAACAGTTCAATGCTTTTCTTGTTAATTACTGGGCCACAACCAGAAATCCGAATGATAGCAGAGAAACACTTCTTTAGGATAATGATTGATTTCCATAAAGATGAGTGCTTTAACAAATTTCAATATGCAGTTGCTGGGGCGGGCAGGGTGGGTGGGCACTAATTAGTTTTACCGTTTTCAGCAGATGTTGAATTCAAAATGCCAGCAGCATCTCAAATGCCAGTCATTAGGGCTGTCTTTCATCAAAGAGTGCTGACCAATGAAACCTCCACTGTTTAATGAGACCGATCTAGACAGTCAATTAAATCAAATCTCTACTAACATCCTTAACATATCTGCAGTgtgtgcagcagcagcagcagcagcagccaaggatTTCCAGTATTAATAAAGGGATTCACTGCCGCATAAGGATGGgggggggaaagggagggggagggggcgtgTCGGGGAAAGACCTTAACCACAGGGGAAAACTGGAGAAGTCCCGGCggggatggagggggaggggagctaCTAAAGGGCAAAAAGCTGAGAGGATTAAAGAGAGAGCCTTAATGTAGCTCTTAAAGGGATCCACCCCCAACCATCCCCCTCCCGCATCCCTTCCACCGCAAATCCAATTTACCATGTTGCAAATACGAAGCTGGAAAAATGTAAGGACCCAGAGttgaaaacattttcactttaatactgaaaaaatatGCCATTATAAAATCCTCGAATAGAATTAGTAAGTTCCACGTGCTTCCTCGGttcttttttcctactttataAGTAAGATTTACACCAGCACAGAATTGCTACCATAAGATCGCAGCCTAAGCACTAGAGTGACATTAATTGGTCATGCTTAACTgcctcaaaatctttttttttttttaataattacacTGATACTATAATAGAAATCATGGGTACTTATTTTACATTCAGATGGAAGGCATTATTGGATATGTATAGAAAAATATTCCCCCTccaaaagaaaaatcaccatcaaaataaaagaaaacccaaaacaaCCCATAAAAACTTTGTtcaacaaaatacatttttaactcATAAAATGGACTGATGACTAGCCATGCAAATATCCTAAATAAAACCTTTACatttgttgtagttgttgttcaCAGTAAACGTAACGCTCTGAACTGCCTACCGATCACAAATAATGGCGAAATGGCACTTTCTGATTATGCTGTATTTTTGTTTATAGAAAGTTTGATATGATGGGACTTATCAGGTAAGAGGGTGGGTGCTGTGAACGTGACGGGGTCCCCAGTCGCTGGGAGGGCAGCGTCCCTGGAGCGCGTGGATTCCATGCGAGCCATGCAGCACTTTTTGTCAGAAGTCAAAGTTACTTATTTACAATACATTCATGCCTTCGTGCAACCGCCCATCCCTCCGTAGCCAACAGGGAGCCATCGCGCCCCCACCTCCTCACGGGGCTAATCCACAGGGGGAAAAATAGATAATCTATCTCTCTATATAGAtgtaggtatatgtatatatgtataggaCCGCGatcccctccagcccctcccccgcGGGGAGGGGCACCGTCTCAGCTCTGAGCAGGACTCCTGCTGGGCTTTGTCAAAAGCGGCTGCAGCAAAGAGCGATTTGGCAGCGCTCTGCCGCTCACCACAGTCTGCTCTTTGTTTCCCGAAGGGTACTAAAGGGGTCAGACCCTCTGCGTCGAGCGAGTCcatagttatttatttacttttgtccaTCAAGCCTCGGGGCGCGCTGGACTTGGGTGTGGGCTCCTCCGACCTACCCCACCCCCGGGGATGCTGGCAGAGTGGGGCCGTGGAGGGGCATCTccatccttcccctcctcctctcgcCTCTGCTTTACCCAGGCTGGGTGTCTTAGTCTGAGAGCGAGTGGGAGCCACAGTCGTACACTCTGTGGGCCCCATCTGCGTTGTAAGGCCCATTGTGCCAGTAGGAAGAGTCACAGACTGTCTGTAGGGAATTAATCTCGGACGCCGAGGAGTTGGCGTCCCTTCTCTTGGACCGCTTTCGATTCCTCAGGATAAACACGAGCATGCCCACCACAGTGAAGGCGGAGGTGACAAACaccagcagcagtcctgggaccAACACGGAGATGGACACCCTGCTGGTGTCTAAGTAGGAGTTGGAGTGCGTCCCGGTCTCCGCCAACCCAGTGCTGTTTTTACTGTGCGAAGTTAACGTGGGCGAGATTCTCGCGTACAGCTGGGGGCAGATCTCGTCATTGGAGAGGAGCATGAAATCCTTCCTAAAGAAGTTCACCGGCGTCTCACACTTGAGGTCGCTCATCAGCACTTCGGAACCCAGGCGTTCTGCCCATTGCTTGAAAGGCACAATGGTGCAGGAGCACTCCCAGGGGTTTCCGTGCAGGTCTATCTGGATGATGGAGGTTAACTGGTCCAGCACCCCGGCCACTGGAAGGTACATGAAGTAATTGTTGTGCAGGCTGAGTTTAGACAGCGAGACCCCAGCAAACACGTCCACGGGTAGGGACCTCAGCAAGTTGTTGTTGAGAATGAGAATCCTTAGTTTGGGCATGGCGTTGAAGGTGCCGGGAAGGATGAGCTGGATCGCGTTGTACTCCACATTCAGGTACTCGAGGTTTTGCAGCCCAGCGAATTTCTCCCGGGACAGCGTGTCCAGGTAGTTGCTGTCCATATACAGCCACCTGAGGTCTAAAAGGTTCTTAAAAGTGTTGTTCTCTACGGTGGCGATGTTGTTGTTGCCCAGATCCAACAGAATGAGGTTCTTGTAATCCACAAAGTGCGATTTTCGGATGCTGTGGATCTTGTTATCTCGCAGGAAGAGCTCCTGCACGTTGGAGAGCTTGGGCTTCAAATCAGCCAAGCTGCTCACGTTCCGGTTGTTGCAGTTCATCTTTAAACCCGACCCCGGGATGTGGTCGCAGCTGCAGCCCCCAGGGCAGGGCAAGCCGTTGGCTGGGGGTTTGTTTCTGGCGCTGCCAGTCCCTATCGCTGCCGTGGGTCTGATTTTGATCTGCCAGTTGCCTGGGATCTTTGTACCTCCGTTTGGAGCCGACCCTGGGGTAGCATGATCTTCTTGCCCATTTGTCTTGAAGGGAGTTGGCAGGGGGCCAGGGGGAAAGGTCTCTTCTTGGGCAGGGGGAGCCGGGAGACTAGAATCCACTCTGTGTTTCAAAGGACACAAGTCCTGTTCAGTGGTTTCATTGAGGTCTTTGCCCTGCAGTCTGGTGGGGGCTTCACAGACCACTCGGCCGATCAGGGCATTTTTGGGAATGTTTTCCAGCCATTCTTTCAGGGAGAGCAGATCACAGGTGCAGTCCCATGGGTTATCCTCTAGCAGGATCTCAGCAATGCCAGGGATTTGCTCCAAGACCTCTTCATAGGGCAGTGTTTTCAGCCTGTTTCCCCGGAGGTCCAGGTGGGTGATGGGCACATACTGGAACACGTTGGCAGGTAGGGTGCTGATGAGATTGTCATTTAAAATGAGTACCTCCAGCTTGTTCAAGTCCTGGAAGGCCCCCGGGTCTATATCCCGTAATAAATTAAAATCAGCCTGGAGGTATTCCAGATCGTCCAGCCCCAGAAAAGTCTGCTTTCGAAAAGACTTgatcttgttgttgttgatgtgCAGCCTTTTCACCAGCTGCAGTCCCAGAAAAGCCCCAGGAACGATTTCATGCAAGCCATTGTTTTCCATGTGCAAACTAACCGCATTATAAAAGTTAGCGAACTCATTAGGGAAAAGTCGAGTGAGGGAATTGCCATGCAGAAATAGATGGTAAAACTGGGAAGTCGGGGCGGTGAAACGCTGCAGACTTGTGAAGCCCTTTTTTTCACAGTCTACGTGTAGGTCCCCTTCTATCTCATTGCAGGAGCAGATCTTCTCTTTGCAAACGTCCCCTGTAACGTTTCCAGCGGCAAAACAAAGAGACGTCTCCAGCAACAGAATCCAAAGCAGCATTTTTAAAGCGAGCAATTCATCCCCGATCTCATCACAAAGTAACAGCGACCATCCTGCTCGCCACAGACACAATTCAAGTTCATTTAGTGCTCCAATGTCCGAAcccagagaaggagaagaaaagggtttgggggggtgggggtggattcTTTCCTCCCTAACCCCCCCGCACTGCAACAACCCAGGCGCCAGTCAATAATTATATCTACAAACTATCCAGGCACAGTAGTGCAaggcaagcaaaaagaaaaaaaaaaaaaaaaagtagaaccaATAACCCCACTCACTCCCTCTCAACCCTTTAAAGATAAcgaaaaagaagttaaatatgtacatataaattaaaaatacacccTTACAGAATCTCGCCTAGTTCCTCACTAATCAGAAAGGGAACAATGCTGGTAATTAGAAGCAAGTGCATGTTAGAGAAACAAGCAGAGGGTTTGCAGCGTAGTACAGGCGCACTGCCTGTGCATGGCTGTGCGTCGGACTGACCTTGCCTCTCTGATACAAAGCAGGGTTttcagtggcttctgttgttgagGCTGCTTGATGGAGTTCCTGCCGTGGCTGCGGGTTGCCCAGGAGTACCCCCGAGGTGCTGTCCAGTCCCCCCGGTGCTGAAATCACGCCGGACCGAAGGACTCACGCTGCCGAACCAATGGCGCTGGAAAATTTCCGCAATCGCTGCGTTTTGTGGCTGTCCAtcttttccctttcctccccttcGGTCctcttcagccttttttttttttttttttccccctggactCCGGCTCTCTCTTGGTTACTAGCTCTTCTTTTCttgttctccttctctttcttctgctcTTTCGGAATTACGTGGAGGGGGCGGAGGGCGGGTGGTTGGGGGGGAGCTgtctgagggagggagagaacgcgagaatggggaggggggagaagaGAGTTGCTAAGAAGCTCTGCTCGTTCCAGCCTGGTGCACTCAAAGATCTGACACCCTCTGCTGATCTGCAGTAGCAAAAATCCATCTGCTGAGGGaatgctgaaggaaaaaaaaaaaaaaatcaatccacgTACAGGGCAAGCGTTAAAAATGTGGGCATTAAAGACTGGCGATTCACATAGATGCTGATTTTAAAAggattatttaattctttttgcgTGCTGAAAACTTTACCCTTTCCTTTCCTTAATGAAATCACAGCCCCCACTAGCTCCGGCGTTTGGAAAGAgtgcttttaaaacatttatttcccgATGGCTTGAATAAAATTAGTGTCAGGGTGTCAAGCGAACAGCAATTTGAAGTAATTATACCGCACGCCATTTTCATCGGTGCTTTAAATGCATTTCTTCCGTCTCTGCAGTACAATGTTTTATGCTATTTGATGTCTTTGAGaccccccccttttttattttagcatattGAAAGTGGCTATTTGAAACATACattcatatcatatatattttacattataaaattgggtatgcttttctttttgctgtgagATACGTAATTCAGGcacatactttttaaaacttgttatAGAATTTTAGTCAATTTGGTCTTTGAGAGGTTTTTCTGGTATTTCCTGAATGTTACTTAAGTCTGCAGGGTGAAAACACAATGTACGCTTGCATCTTTGATTCCAGACCCAAAACATTCACTGAGAACCGGAAAagaagggagggggcagggaaaaATCCCAGTATGATTCGTGAGTGCTCTTAAAAACCCACTAGCAGACTGATTCATGcacaccacaaacacacacacactccctcaaTCTCTCAAACACACAAAGTTTCTGCATCCATTTGGAGGAATTTAAAATGCATACAAGTAAATAACCAGTTGCATTTTGCTAGAGGGAGATAGAAATCTCCAGTCTCCAAAGCTCTGTGCAAACATTATTCAGGTACTGGCCAGTTCCTCTTTGCTGGGTCAATGGTGCTGCCAAGGCAATGTACTCAGGTTTTTCCTAGGGAAGGAATCCATAGGTTCTTCAAACTTAGATGGAGCTTATAAAAACCAAGTTCTACTAACATCTGGGAGGGGGGAGAATATGAAAATGCAGCTTCTCTCTGAAGGCTGTTTTGCTGACTTACCAGAGTCAACACCTTTCTCATCAACACTTCTAAAAATTGTGTGCATCGTTTTAGTGTTTGGAATTTAcaggacttaaaaaaatgttgtttgGTTCTTTCTTCAGTCTAAGCAGGGATATTATGTTCATGTCAGTTTCCCTTTTAATTAGGTCTTACACAAGTTGGACAGCTGTTACAAGTCTCTAATAAGCTGCATAAAAGATCAAATATTCAAGGATCACGCATTTGGAAAAGGCTAAAGAGTGAAAGTTTGGGGGGCAGGAATGGGGTTGGGAAAATTCAGGGAATTGTAGAGGAGATTTCTTACACCAGCACCAGAAGGTGATAATTGGGGAGTGACAGTTatcatatctatatataatattttcatataatcaaATGTGTTGTTATCTTCTGGTGAAATTCAGTGGGGAGTCATGGATGAAGGTTCAGCTCTGTatagtgtgtgtgagtgtgagtgtgtgtgtgtgtgtgtgtgtgtgtttgagagagaggagagagaagagagagaaagagggagagactgAAAGGCCTCTTTTCAGACAACCTATTATGCTTCTAAAAACAATCCTGTTCTTATTTAACTTAACCTACTACCACTTGCAGGAACAGGGAAAAGAGCTTAATCAATTTGAAAccttttctcaaaaataatgCTATGCAGTTGAGAACTACAGATGGGGTGGAGGATATTGGTTTATTTGTAAGAGGACTCAGATCTGAAAGGCCCCAGAAACCACCCTGAGAGAGGAGTGCAGAGTTCTGCAGTATCTGTGGCAAGACTCTGAAGGAGACAGGAAAATGCTGGCTgtttaggaagaaaaatattgttGATAATCATCTAAAAATCACACTTTAATGCTTAATTGGTGACTTATTTATTCAACTTGTTGAATAAATACTTTATGCAAAGAAGCTGAAAGGATGTATTTAAATGAACAGTGTTGGGATAATAAGCAATTGATATTCAGAAtccacccccttccccacccatTAAACTCTGTATCTTTCTCTCCTGATTGCTTCTTTCCTCTCCTGATTGTTTCTTGCCTCTCAAAACACCAATCACATTGGAAAATTTATGGACAGGATTTTCCTGTTTTAGTCTGTTACACAATTTTTGTCCAATTCTACCATCCTcaaatagcttttttttaaaacctctgcCTGTGTGGGATAGCCcaatatgtgcatgctcagttgtgtctgactctttgtcaccccatggactgtaacccacctggctcttctgcccataggatttttccaggcagtaatactggagtggattgccattttttcTACCAGAGGattttccccatccagggatcgaaccctcgtctcctgtgtctcctgcattggcatgcggattctttaccactgagccacctatcACCTCTATGAACATATCCACTACCAAATTTGTAAGCAGAGAACAGTCACAcgcatatagatcaatggaaaatgCACCCTTGTTAATAAGTTGGTAAAagtgttcattattatttttataataaatatattccagAGAAATAAAGCAATCAAGAAACGTACACCCACCTCTCCAGAAAGATAACTCTTCAAGTATAACAACAGTACATTTCTTGGTgcgtagtaaaaaaaaaaaaaaaaataggtactgTATATGTGATCTAAACATTTCTAATGCCTTAGGGGAACATTTCTTAGGCATGAACTCTTCATAAAAGGGTTCTACGATATCTATTTGAGTTCAAGTGAACTACTTCAATTGCTTTGCCTCTTATAACAGATGATCTCAGGAGCCAGAGATAAAGGACACTCCAGATGATGATGAGAATTGATAATATTTGCTCAGGACTATAGTTTCATTTTTATGCTGTGGCCAAAAGTACTTCAATTGCATcattaaatgttcttttctttttcttattcttcctcAAATAGGTTCATCTCTCAAGTGACACAAGTATGATGTAAACATCACAAAGTCATTAAGGGAAAGGGGCTATCTGTTAATGATCTCTTTTTTTCACAAATGACATCAAATTTCCAGACACTTCCATATGTGCACTGCATATTTAAGATGAAAAAGTAGAATTTATAGcaaacattaattttatatccttttattCCTCAGTATATAATCcttacaataatttttaaagtattccatttgatttttaattataaaagtaatatttttaagaaatacaaaattatacATAAGAAGTTCATCTCCTGTCCACACTACTTTTTATTCCAGAGGGAAATACTGATAATTTATTCATATATAGTGATATCATTCTCCTATTTTATAAGTGTAGACGCTGAAACTGAGGTATATTGAGTTATATACTGAGATTAAATGACATCTGTTGACACTGGCAAAGATAACAAAGCTACACCCTCATGAGTCAAATTTTTACTCTCAATCCTAAATCTCTATTCTAAATATGCATTACTGTTACCTTAGTTCAGCTCTCCATGAGTCAGTTTCCTTATTACTGAATTAAATCGTTGGAGCTTGCAGATTTTTGGTCTCTTGAAGCACTTTTTTTCTCAATCCAattctctaaaaaataatttcagtaaaGGTCTAGTGTCTCATTACTCCTTACACTTTTCATATTTGGATTTAGGATATTTTGTTCATGTCTTTGCATCTTCACTAGGGCTTGAGGCCAAGAATAAATGTAAGAGCCACTGTAAACAGAACTCACTAGTTCTGAGTTTAATCTATACTATGCTTTCCTAAGGTTCATAAGATAAAGGAGTTTTTGGAATTCTTGCTTCTGGGAACAACTAAGAGACAAGGAAAAAACTAAGAGACAAGGAAATCAATTATACCTACAAACTAATATGTTTAGAATGTAATATTTCCCATTTCTCCATATCttctttttacatataaataatattctaGGAGTGGAGTGCCAAGATAATTATTACATTACATGACTTCTGAAAGGCAAaacaataagatattttaaaaatatttcttttatagtaGGTTGATTTTCAAAATGTACCTACTGTATCATCAAATAAACAGTAAACTTAGTAGGACATATCAAGGTACTTTCCCATTTTTACATTATGTCCTGAAgtatcattttctcattttcatatcactttaaatttatattgTCTATATCTTAATTTCAACCATCTTGGAGTTGAAACTGATTTCCCACAAAGTCTCATACAAGTCACTCTTTTGGACCTACTGGGGAGAACACTGATCAAAAATATAAGTTTGTAAGtaagaaaatctttcttttttcattttattataacgTGAACTAGGCAACTAAAGTTTTTTGTTACTCATATGTATGCACTATGCTGCACTATACTGTACTGAACTAAGGACATATAGTTGTACAAttggttattattttaattggtaCTTAAGTACATACTGTTAA encodes the following:
- the SLITRK1 gene encoding SLIT and NTRK-like protein 1 codes for the protein MLLWILLLETSLCFAAGNVTGDVCKEKICSCNEIEGDLHVDCEKKGFTSLQRFTAPTSQFYHLFLHGNSLTRLFPNEFANFYNAVSLHMENNGLHEIVPGAFLGLQLVKRLHINNNKIKSFRKQTFLGLDDLEYLQADFNLLRDIDPGAFQDLNKLEVLILNDNLISTLPANVFQYVPITHLDLRGNRLKTLPYEEVLEQIPGIAEILLEDNPWDCTCDLLSLKEWLENIPKNALIGRVVCEAPTRLQGKDLNETTEQDLCPLKHRVDSSLPAPPAQEETFPPGPLPTPFKTNGQEDHATPGSAPNGGTKIPGNWQIKIRPTAAIGTGSARNKPPANGLPCPGGCSCDHIPGSGLKMNCNNRNVSSLADLKPKLSNVQELFLRDNKIHSIRKSHFVDYKNLILLDLGNNNIATVENNTFKNLLDLRWLYMDSNYLDTLSREKFAGLQNLEYLNVEYNAIQLILPGTFNAMPKLRILILNNNLLRSLPVDVFAGVSLSKLSLHNNYFMYLPVAGVLDQLTSIIQIDLHGNPWECSCTIVPFKQWAERLGSEVLMSDLKCETPVNFFRKDFMLLSNDEICPQLYARISPTLTSHSKNSTGLAETGTHSNSYLDTSRVSISVLVPGLLLVFVTSAFTVVGMLVFILRNRKRSKRRDANSSASEINSLQTVCDSSYWHNGPYNADGAHRVYDCGSHSLSD